In one window of Tistrella bauzanensis DNA:
- a CDS encoding cation transporter — protein MAENHRNHENDELGRLDASDAKDRKILLTVLLINLTQSAAGIALGIWAGSTALMGAGLDNLADASVYAVSLYAVGRAATVKVGAARLSGFLLIGLAALLLLEVLRRFAGGEEPVGPAMMAMAALNAALNLVCLRLLRRHRGEDVNFKASAIFTSNDSIVNGAIVLSGVLVMGFGSNIPDLVLGVIVAAIAANGGREILREASETARRKAGT, from the coding sequence ATGGCTGAAAACCACAGAAATCACGAAAACGACGAGTTGGGCCGCCTAGATGCGAGCGATGCGAAGGACCGAAAGATTCTTCTGACTGTGTTGCTGATCAACCTGACGCAGTCCGCCGCCGGCATTGCCCTTGGCATCTGGGCTGGCTCTACGGCGCTGATGGGCGCCGGGTTGGACAACCTCGCCGATGCGTCGGTCTATGCGGTTAGCCTGTATGCCGTCGGTCGTGCGGCAACGGTCAAGGTGGGCGCGGCCCGCTTGTCGGGTTTCTTGCTAATCGGCCTGGCCGCGCTGCTGCTGTTGGAAGTCCTACGCCGCTTCGCTGGAGGGGAAGAGCCTGTCGGCCCAGCCATGATGGCCATGGCCGCGCTGAACGCGGCTTTGAACCTAGTGTGCCTCAGACTACTGCGCCGCCATCGCGGGGAAGATGTGAACTTCAAGGCGTCAGCGATCTTTACCAGCAACGACTCCATCGTCAATGGTGCGATTGTGCTGTCCGGGGTGCTGGTGATGGGGTTCGGGTCGAACATCCCGGATCTGGTGCTGGGCGTCATCGTGGCCGCAATCGCAGCGAATGGGGGGCGGGAAATCCTGCGCGAAGCATCGGAAACAGCTCGCCGTAAGGCGGGCACATAA
- a CDS encoding DNA topoisomerase III, protein MRLFLCEKPSQGKDIGRILGATQRGEGCLNGSGVTVTWCIGHLVEAAPPEAYDEQLKRWSVEQLPIIPQHWRVEVKPKTATQFKVVKALLAKATHLVIATDADREGELIAREIVELCGYRGPIERLWLSALNDASIRAALGKLRPSAETLSMYHSALARSRADWLVGMNLSRLFTVLGRQAGYDGVLSVGRVQTPTLKLVVDRDREIARFVSVPYWAIAVSLFAGGSTFAAQWVPPDACTDDAGRCLRQPVAQQTMQQIRAAGSAHVVSVETERVREGPPLPFDLGTLQEVCSKQLGLDVQETLEIAQALYETHKATTYPRSDSGYLPESMFAEVPTVLDSLLKTDPSLRSIMGQLDRSQRSRAWNDGKVTAHHGIIPTLEPAKLSAMSEKELAVYRLIRSHYLAQFLPHHEFDRTVAKFSCGGQNLAATGKQVVIPGWRQVLAEPQAEDGDGEGDTAVRAQVLPALPKLYEGLACQVADVDLKALKTLPPKPYTQGELVKSMKGVAKLVSDPRLKQKLKDTVGIGTEATRANIIGGLIARGYLVKKGRAIRASDAAFTLIDAVPAAIADPGTTAVWEQALDMIEAGQLTLDVFIGKQAAWISQLIAQYGSASLSIKVPQGPACPQCGAPTRQRSGKSGPFWSCSRYPDCKGTLPVESGSSKRGASRPRRSGRKGS, encoded by the coding sequence ATGCGGCTGTTCTTGTGCGAGAAGCCCTCCCAGGGCAAAGACATTGGCCGGATTCTCGGCGCCACGCAGCGCGGTGAAGGCTGCCTCAACGGTTCCGGCGTCACGGTCACCTGGTGCATCGGCCATCTCGTGGAGGCGGCGCCGCCCGAGGCCTACGACGAGCAGCTCAAACGATGGTCCGTTGAGCAGTTGCCCATCATTCCCCAGCACTGGCGGGTCGAGGTCAAACCGAAGACCGCCACGCAATTCAAGGTCGTCAAGGCGCTCTTGGCGAAGGCGACTCACCTGGTTATCGCCACCGATGCCGACCGCGAGGGCGAATTGATCGCCCGCGAGATCGTGGAGCTTTGCGGCTACCGCGGCCCCATCGAACGCCTGTGGCTGTCGGCGCTCAACGATGCGTCCATTCGGGCGGCACTGGGCAAGCTGCGGCCTTCGGCCGAGACGCTTTCGATGTACCACTCGGCGCTGGCGCGCTCCCGTGCGGATTGGCTCGTGGGCATGAACCTGAGCCGGCTGTTCACGGTGCTGGGGCGACAGGCGGGTTACGACGGCGTGCTGTCGGTCGGCCGCGTACAGACCCCGACGCTCAAGCTCGTTGTGGACCGCGACCGCGAGATCGCGCGCTTCGTGTCCGTACCATACTGGGCCATCGCCGTGTCCCTGTTCGCAGGCGGTTCGACTTTCGCCGCGCAATGGGTTCCACCCGATGCGTGCACCGACGACGCAGGCCGCTGCCTGCGGCAGCCGGTCGCACAGCAGACCATGCAGCAGATCCGCGCTGCGGGCAGTGCCCACGTCGTGTCGGTGGAGACTGAGCGTGTCCGCGAAGGCCCGCCGCTGCCGTTCGACCTGGGCACCTTGCAGGAAGTGTGTTCCAAGCAGCTTGGGCTGGACGTGCAGGAAACCTTGGAGATTGCCCAAGCCCTGTACGAGACGCACAAGGCCACGACGTACCCCCGCTCGGACTCCGGCTACCTGCCCGAGAGCATGTTTGCCGAAGTGCCCACCGTTCTCGACAGCCTGCTCAAGACCGATCCCTCGCTGCGCTCGATCATGGGCCAGCTCGACCGCTCGCAGCGCTCGCGCGCCTGGAACGATGGCAAGGTCACGGCGCACCACGGCATCATCCCGACGCTCGAACCGGCGAAGCTCTCCGCCATGAGCGAGAAGGAACTGGCCGTGTACAGGCTCATCCGGTCGCATTACCTGGCGCAGTTCCTCCCTCACCACGAGTTCGACCGCACTGTGGCCAAGTTTTCGTGCGGGGGGCAGAACCTGGCGGCCACGGGCAAGCAGGTTGTCATCCCGGGTTGGCGCCAGGTGCTCGCCGAGCCGCAGGCCGAAGACGGTGATGGCGAGGGCGATACTGCGGTCCGCGCCCAGGTGCTGCCCGCGCTGCCGAAACTGTATGAGGGCCTGGCATGCCAGGTGGCCGACGTCGATCTCAAGGCACTCAAGACGCTGCCGCCCAAACCGTACACGCAAGGCGAGTTGGTCAAGTCCATGAAAGGCGTCGCCAAGCTGGTGTCCGATCCCCGCCTGAAGCAGAAGCTCAAGGATACGGTTGGCATCGGCACCGAAGCGACGCGGGCCAACATCATCGGCGGCCTGATCGCTCGCGGCTACCTCGTGAAGAAGGGGCGCGCCATCCGCGCCTCGGATGCGGCTTTCACTTTGATCGATGCCGTGCCTGCGGCGATTGCCGACCCTGGCACCACCGCCGTCTGGGAACAGGCGCTCGACATGATCGAGGCCGGACAGCTCACCCTGGACGTGTTCATCGGCAAGCAGGCCGCGTGGATTTCGCAGTTGATTGCGCAGTACGGCAGCGCCTCCCTGTCCATCAAGGTTCCCCAAGGGCCGGCATGCCCGCAGTGCGGCGCACCCACGCGCCAGCGCAGCGGCAAGAGCGGCCCGTTCTGGTCGTGCAGCCGCTACCCGGACTGCAAAGGCACGCTGCCAGTCGAATCCGGCAGCTCCAAGCGCGGCGCCTCGCGCCCGCGCCGTAGCGGCCGCAAAGGCTCCTGA
- a CDS encoding single-stranded DNA-binding protein: MSTQFIGEGNIGSPPEYREFPNGNDDPRRLLRLNVYFDNPVPTKGGEFEDRGGFWAPVELWHHDADRWQQLYQKGMRVLVVGRMERDPWTDNEDQPRETWQVNARSVGILPYRIESVALSPKPQEAEPKPQATQESTAPKETKRRK, from the coding sequence ATGAGCACACAATTCATCGGCGAGGGCAACATCGGATCGCCTCCCGAGTACCGCGAATTCCCCAATGGCAACGACGATCCTCGCCGGTTGCTCCGGCTGAACGTGTACTTCGACAACCCCGTCCCCACCAAGGGCGGCGAGTTCGAGGACCGCGGCGGCTTCTGGGCGCCGGTGGAACTCTGGCACCACGACGCCGACCGCTGGCAGCAGCTCTACCAGAAGGGCATGCGGGTGCTGGTCGTCGGCCGCATGGAGCGCGACCCCTGGACGGACAACGAAGATCAGCCGCGTGAGACTTGGCAGGTCAACGCGCGCAGTGTCGGCATCCTGCCGTACCGCATCGAGTCTGTGGCCCTCAGCCCGAAGCCACAGGAGGCAGAGCCGAAGCCCCAGGCCACCCAGGAATCGACGGCGCCGAAAGAGACCAAGCGCAGGAAGTGA
- a CDS encoding DUF3158 family protein, translating into MSDPNREPRYFRRLEQPAFMRLEHAASLKGLLKPFKGKGDFEAWASQCFAMRDELIALAQRQVLPQACGHPFHLLPVELAQQTTGAGTTFLRWRKHDRSAMGVALWQELMASPSTPVNLLHDLHEIELQRVMLNMQISLLHTLGRQAQECASKAAQADNTYLRRLASVPAAVRDR; encoded by the coding sequence ATGAGCGACCCGAACCGCGAACCGCGCTACTTCCGTCGTCTGGAACAGCCAGCCTTCATGCGGCTGGAACACGCGGCCTCTCTAAAAGGCCTTTTAAAGCCTTTTAAAGGTAAAGGGGACTTCGAGGCCTGGGCCAGCCAGTGCTTCGCCATGCGCGACGAGTTGATTGCCCTGGCGCAGCGACAGGTGCTGCCACAGGCGTGCGGGCATCCCTTCCACCTGCTTCCCGTCGAGCTGGCCCAGCAGACCACTGGCGCAGGCACGACCTTTCTTCGCTGGCGCAAGCACGATCGATCGGCCATGGGCGTGGCGTTGTGGCAGGAGCTGATGGCGAGCCCCAGCACGCCGGTCAACCTGCTGCACGACCTGCACGAGATCGAACTGCAGCGCGTCATGCTGAACATGCAGATCAGCCTGCTGCACACCCTGGGCAGGCAAGCACAGGAATGCGCCAGCAAGGCCGCGCAGGCGGACAACACCTACCTGCGCCGGCTCGCGTCCGTTCCTGCCGCAGTGCGCGATCGGTGA
- a CDS encoding PFL_4669 family integrating conjugative element protein — translation MATNEPLQLNLGSLRSAMSLTLHTHHASRIWHGRAAAEGRPGIVGLNGYIAVMNKMKRGSEQDDPYSDWWMLRIEEKLDQTRTTLQSLREQVDQALAGVPAALSLGENLNVQPVKLPLFVNAQLGFAAVYLLADYDDIARKLILAHHTALIDRSTLERWLNEGAHALRSLFSLAQQYRYSGCTRDDFAAKNAAARAALEKFGELPQDVLEGMRRSKFAPPVVRRGLQQRGDSAAAAASPTDEGAAADSAEAKSTAAGEDEPA, via the coding sequence ATGGCAACCAACGAACCTCTGCAACTCAATCTCGGCTCTTTGCGCAGCGCGATGTCGCTGACGCTTCACACCCACCACGCCTCGCGCATCTGGCATGGCCGCGCCGCCGCCGAGGGGCGACCCGGCATCGTCGGCCTGAACGGCTACATCGCCGTGATGAACAAGATGAAGCGCGGCTCGGAGCAGGACGACCCGTACAGCGACTGGTGGATGTTGCGCATCGAGGAAAAGCTCGACCAGACCAGGACCACGTTGCAATCGCTGCGCGAGCAGGTTGACCAGGCACTGGCCGGCGTGCCTGCGGCGTTGAGCCTGGGTGAGAACCTCAACGTGCAGCCGGTGAAGCTCCCCTTGTTCGTGAACGCGCAGCTCGGCTTTGCCGCCGTCTATCTGCTGGCCGACTACGACGACATCGCCCGCAAGCTGATCCTCGCCCACCACACCGCGCTGATCGATCGCTCGACGTTGGAGCGCTGGCTCAACGAAGGTGCCCACGCGCTGCGCAGCCTGTTCAGCCTGGCCCAGCAATACCGCTACTCGGGCTGCACCCGCGACGACTTCGCGGCCAAGAACGCCGCAGCTCGGGCAGCATTGGAGAAGTTCGGCGAACTGCCGCAGGACGTGCTCGAAGGCATGCGCCGCTCGAAGTTTGCGCCGCCCGTCGTGCGCCGTGGTCTGCAACAGCGTGGTGATAGCGCTGCCGCAGCCGCATCTCCCACCGACGAAGGCGCTGCCGCCGATTCGGCCGAGGCCAAGTCCACAGCCGCCGGCGAGGACGAACCGGCATGA
- a CDS encoding STY4528 family pathogenicity island replication protein, with protein sequence MAVDDAAPRAPRQGPVALADLFDSALKDLAPKPRPPASAPAPASATSPVSATGDGFLFSGNRHESVPRRLFLDRRLTPLERNAWQVFRMMLNEDGVTAFPTYEQLRPWLASMPCAGQASHETVARALTLLRLTRWLSLVRRRRDPKTGRILGNLYVLHDEPLTPFEAMQLDPDYLELVSQALGHSAKAVQVVGLHTLKEIAEDPLLSGRTLPSRLQVLAERLASQGIGSQESYPQKDRVHDSEEGAPSLLRNSDDPSSDSEAGPKPASDGALRNPKQDRTVRSSRMNEVRTTARERGQARAMPGVRLPDRFLGLKEEQQAAAIVALQQVDAPLRQAVLDEWADRCRGSTIRNPAGYLFGIIQRAIRGEFNAWAKQAGSAPPPAPARDAPPEPPRNVVPPEVARQHIDRLRDLLRSS encoded by the coding sequence ATGGCCGTGGACGACGCTGCACCACGAGCACCACGCCAAGGCCCGGTCGCCCTCGCTGATCTGTTCGACAGCGCGCTGAAAGACCTTGCACCGAAACCTCGCCCGCCCGCGTCCGCGCCAGCTCCCGCATCCGCAACATCTCCTGTCTCCGCAACCGGCGACGGTTTTCTGTTCAGCGGCAATCGGCACGAGAGCGTGCCGCGACGGCTGTTCCTGGACCGACGCCTGACGCCGCTGGAACGCAATGCCTGGCAAGTCTTTCGGATGATGCTCAACGAGGATGGGGTCACGGCGTTTCCGACGTATGAGCAACTTCGCCCGTGGCTCGCGTCAATGCCCTGCGCCGGACAGGCCTCTCACGAGACCGTGGCACGGGCGCTGACGCTGTTGCGCCTGACTCGCTGGTTGAGTCTCGTGCGCCGCAGGCGTGACCCCAAGACCGGGCGCATCCTCGGCAACCTCTACGTCCTGCACGATGAGCCCCTGACGCCTTTCGAGGCGATGCAGCTCGACCCGGACTACTTGGAGCTCGTCAGCCAAGCCCTGGGCCATTCGGCCAAGGCCGTCCAGGTCGTGGGCTTGCACACCCTCAAGGAAATCGCCGAAGACCCGTTGTTGTCTGGCCGCACGTTGCCCTCGCGGCTGCAGGTCCTTGCCGAACGCCTCGCGAGCCAGGGCATTGGGTCGCAGGAGAGTTATCCACAGAAGGATAGGGTTCACGATTCCGAAGAAGGGGCGCCGAGCCTTCTTCGGAATTCTGATGACCCCTCTTCGGATTCCGAAGCAGGGCCGAAACCCGCGTCAGACGGCGCTCTTCGGAATCCGAAGCAGGACCGTACTGTACGTAGTAGTCGTATGAATGAAGTACGTACTACCGCGCGTGAGCGTGGGCAGGCGCGTGCGATGCCAGGAGTTCGCCTGCCTGATCGCTTTCTCGGCTTGAAGGAAGAGCAGCAGGCCGCCGCCATCGTGGCATTGCAGCAGGTCGATGCTCCGCTACGCCAGGCCGTGCTGGACGAATGGGCGGATCGCTGTCGCGGCAGCACCATCCGCAACCCGGCAGGCTACCTGTTCGGCATCATCCAGCGCGCCATCCGTGGCGAGTTCAACGCCTGGGCCAAGCAAGCCGGGTCAGCACCGCCACCTGCCCCTGCACGAGATGCACCGCCTGAACCACCGCGCAATGTGGTTCCACCCGAGGTGGCCCGGCAGCACATTGACCGGCTGCGCGACCTTCTGCGCAGTAGCTGA
- a CDS encoding DUF2857 domain-containing protein has product MSAPNPLNQAVIAQALYDLRNGQLRRCKAMGFGEEELDALKHPALISVLANASVSWCSVSVNREVLRRLLKQAQDVEKEIATVDRMLRLGASTEMASRFYGLTHQEVALRREVLGLPKRKGRHPVLDEEQDTELWRRWKAVTSSRNVELEDETSVLDAAMDLAEGMELPLSVVWAAIKNWIDQGLG; this is encoded by the coding sequence ATGTCCGCACCTAACCCACTCAACCAGGCCGTCATCGCGCAGGCGCTCTACGATCTGCGCAACGGGCAACTGCGCCGCTGCAAGGCGATGGGATTCGGTGAGGAAGAATTGGATGCGCTCAAGCATCCGGCGCTGATCAGCGTACTGGCCAATGCCAGCGTCTCGTGGTGCTCTGTCTCGGTGAACCGGGAAGTGCTCCGGCGATTGCTCAAACAGGCGCAGGACGTGGAGAAGGAGATCGCCACCGTCGATCGCATGTTGCGCCTGGGGGCCAGTACGGAAATGGCGAGCCGTTTTTATGGGCTGACGCACCAGGAAGTCGCGCTACGGCGTGAAGTTCTCGGCCTGCCCAAACGCAAGGGGCGCCATCCGGTTCTGGACGAGGAGCAGGACACCGAGCTGTGGCGACGCTGGAAGGCCGTGACCAGCAGCAGGAATGTCGAGCTGGAGGATGAGACCTCGGTTCTTGATGCGGCAATGGACCTCGCCGAAGGCATGGAACTGCCGCTGTCGGTGGTCTGGGCTGCGATCAAGAACTGGATCGATCAGGGATTGGGTTGA
- a CDS encoding ParB family protein — protein MAEMTSQDMAGKLLAAGFERSGPSATALSDPIADTPMVVTLDQLRPYDHDPRKKRNSAYDEIKASIRERGLDAAPAITRRPGEAHYIIRNGGNTRLAILRELWTETKDERFFRISCLFRPWPARGEIVALTGHLAENELRGGLTFIERALGVEKAREFYEAESSTTLSQSELARRLGADGFPVQQSHISRMADAVRYLLPAIPTVLYGGLGRHQVERLSVMRKASERTWEHYAKGRSLPLDFDSFFQEVLSQFDTQADEFSPQRVQDELIGQMSELLGIDYDVLALDLTESESRHRALVSDPTPPSAPPALPEPGAIARPPIEPAPSPATAAHSAGHSAAAPTRPQDDAAPREASAATPAAAAGDLLDEHIVSPAPTTQRLQSIQRMVADQLGDALPPDFSANVLQSIPVQAGGLYPISDIWHIDPGLDAPGRLRVHIAQFAREIAGEVDLDACVEDRSDGIGFACRAPTQVSSPLARAVLALLVSLAGQQSADVGLDGGHFVTDLPALLHGQGQRHADGARRLSDTALVKLFRLLRLARRLLDLEAGALGPGT, from the coding sequence ATGGCTGAGATGACCTCCCAGGACATGGCCGGCAAGCTGCTTGCCGCCGGGTTCGAGCGCAGTGGGCCATCGGCCACGGCTTTGAGTGACCCCATCGCCGACACGCCGATGGTCGTGACGCTGGACCAGTTGCGGCCCTACGACCACGATCCCCGCAAAAAGCGCAACTCGGCCTACGATGAAATCAAGGCCTCCATCCGCGAGCGCGGCCTGGATGCGGCGCCAGCCATCACACGCCGTCCTGGCGAGGCGCACTACATCATCCGCAACGGCGGCAACACCAGGCTGGCGATCCTGCGCGAACTCTGGACAGAAACGAAGGACGAGCGCTTCTTCCGCATATCGTGCCTGTTCCGGCCGTGGCCTGCGCGCGGGGAGATCGTCGCGCTGACCGGGCACCTCGCCGAGAACGAACTGCGTGGCGGCTTGACGTTCATCGAGCGCGCCCTCGGCGTCGAGAAGGCGCGCGAGTTCTATGAAGCGGAAAGCAGCACGACCTTGAGCCAGTCCGAGCTGGCCCGTCGCTTGGGCGCCGACGGCTTCCCCGTGCAGCAGTCACACATCAGCCGCATGGCCGATGCGGTGCGCTACCTGCTGCCTGCGATCCCGACCGTGCTGTATGGTGGCCTCGGTCGCCACCAGGTCGAGCGGCTGTCGGTCATGCGCAAGGCCAGTGAGCGCACGTGGGAGCACTATGCCAAGGGCCGCTCCCTGCCGCTCGACTTCGACAGTTTCTTCCAAGAAGTGCTGTCGCAGTTCGATACCCAGGCCGACGAGTTCTCGCCGCAGCGTGTGCAGGACGAGTTGATCGGTCAGATGTCCGAGCTGCTGGGCATCGACTACGACGTGCTTGCCCTGGACCTGACCGAATCCGAGAGCCGCCACCGCGCCCTGGTCAGCGACCCAACCCCGCCATCGGCGCCGCCGGCATTGCCTGAGCCTGGGGCCATCGCACGGCCGCCGATTGAACCGGCACCGTCCCCCGCCACAGCAGCACATTCTGCAGGCCACTCTGCCGCCGCGCCGACAAGGCCCCAGGACGATGCGGCCCCGCGTGAGGCATCCGCAGCCACCCCTGCGGCAGCGGCTGGCGATCTACTTGACGAGCACATCGTCTCTCCGGCACCCACGACGCAGCGGCTCCAGTCCATCCAGCGCATGGTCGCCGACCAGTTGGGCGATGCGCTTCCGCCCGACTTCTCGGCCAACGTGCTGCAGTCGATTCCCGTGCAGGCCGGTGGCCTCTATCCCATCTCGGACATCTGGCATATCGACCCAGGTCTCGACGCACCCGGCCGCCTGCGCGTCCACATCGCGCAGTTCGCGCGCGAGATCGCGGGCGAGGTCGACCTGGACGCGTGTGTCGAGGATCGTTCAGATGGCATCGGGTTCGCGTGTCGTGCCCCGACCCAGGTTTCGTCGCCGCTCGCACGTGCCGTGCTCGCGCTGCTGGTTTCCCTGGCCGGTCAGCAGTCGGCCGACGTGGGCTTGGACGGCGGGCACTTCGTCACCGACCTGCCAGCGCTGTTGCACGGCCAAGGCCAACGTCATGCCGACGGGGCCCGGCGATTGAGCGACACCGCGCTGGTCAAGCTGTTTCGTCTGCTGCGGCTGGCCCGGCGCCTGCTGGATCTGGAAGCCGGCGCTCTCGGTCCTGGGACCTGA
- a CDS encoding ParA family protein: MQVVSIISTKGGVGKTTTAANLGGLAADAGLRVLLLDLDVQPTLSSYYDLAHRAPGGIYELLAFNERGLDQLVSRTIIAGLDLVLSNDHRGELNTLLLHAPDGRLRLRHLLPALAPLYDLVLIDTQGARSVLLEMAVLASGLALSPVTPEILAARELRRGTMQLLEDIAPYRHLGIEPPPLHLLINRVHPVSANARMIQQALHDLFQDHTGIRVLGTDVPAIEAYPRAATRGMPVHRVEYRQPPGRVAPAALDTMRTLAGELFPQWQDRFARVSGRPPRSIETGRSRGERT; this comes from the coding sequence ATGCAGGTCGTATCCATCATTTCAACGAAAGGTGGCGTCGGCAAGACGACCACGGCCGCCAACCTCGGCGGGCTCGCCGCGGACGCGGGGCTGCGCGTGCTGCTGCTCGATCTCGACGTGCAGCCCACCTTGTCCTCCTACTACGATCTGGCTCACCGCGCGCCCGGCGGCATCTATGAGCTGCTGGCGTTCAACGAGCGCGGTCTCGACCAGCTCGTGTCCCGCACCATCATCGCGGGCCTGGACCTGGTGCTCTCGAACGACCACCGGGGTGAACTGAACACCTTGCTGCTGCACGCGCCAGACGGGCGCCTGCGGTTGCGCCACCTGCTGCCGGCGCTGGCGCCGCTCTATGACCTGGTGCTAATCGACACCCAAGGCGCGCGCTCGGTGCTGTTGGAGATGGCGGTGCTCGCCTCCGGCCTGGCGCTGTCACCCGTGACCCCGGAAATCCTTGCGGCCCGCGAACTGCGGCGCGGCACCATGCAGTTGCTGGAGGACATCGCGCCGTATCGGCACCTTGGCATCGAACCGCCACCGCTGCACCTACTCATCAATCGTGTCCACCCCGTGTCCGCCAACGCACGCATGATCCAGCAGGCGCTGCACGACCTATTTCAGGATCACACGGGCATCCGCGTGCTGGGCACCGACGTGCCGGCCATCGAAGCCTATCCGCGCGCTGCAACCCGCGGCATGCCGGTGCATCGCGTCGAGTATCGACAGCCACCAGGCAGAGTTGCGCCCGCTGCGCTCGACACCATGCGCACGCTCGCCGGCGAACTGTTCCCGCAGTGGCAAGACAGATTCGCCCGCGTGTCCGGCCGTCCTCCACGTTCTATTGAAACCGGGAGGTCCCGTGGCGAGCGCACATGA
- a CDS encoding AlpA family transcriptional regulator, translated as MSQVPVLPPHERRILRLDEVEAKSGFKRAHIYNLMKKRQFPQALRLGVRAVGWDSVEIDQWIAERLNNRT; from the coding sequence ATGTCGCAAGTACCTGTACTGCCACCGCACGAGCGCCGCATCCTGCGGCTCGATGAAGTTGAAGCGAAGTCCGGCTTCAAACGCGCCCACATCTACAACCTGATGAAGAAGCGCCAGTTTCCACAGGCGTTGCGCCTTGGCGTGCGCGCGGTGGGCTGGGATTCGGTCGAGATCGATCAGTGGATCGCCGAACGCCTTAACAACCGCACCTGA
- a CDS encoding phenylacetate--CoA ligase family protein, with protein MTDSIHFDDRETMDPELRETGLFERLPAQIALAKAKAPALARLLADVNPLAVTSRAALADLPVLRKSDLTRRQADEPPFGGLTAEAPGDMAHLFMSPGPIYDPQSADTDPHRFARACWAAGFRGGDIVHNTLAYHFTPGGWMFDSGARALGCAVIPAGGGNTEQQIQAIAHLRPTAFTGMPSFLKLLLERLEEAGQTAHSITKALVTGEALTQTLRAELGQRGISVAQVYATADLGQIAYQGPTSDGMVIDEDLIVEIVRPGTGDPVPEGEIGEVIVTSFNGAYPLMRFATGDLSALMPGTSPCGRTGQRLRGWLGRADQTTKIRGMFVHPGQVAQAIKTVGGIARARLVVTNPDGRDLAVLRCEAGADCGNGAAQTPTDQQGLSGRLADAFRTAANLRADIELVAPGSLPDDGKVIEDARTYN; from the coding sequence ATGACCGACAGCATCCATTTTGACGACCGCGAGACCATGGATCCCGAGCTTCGGGAGACGGGTCTGTTCGAGAGGCTGCCGGCGCAGATCGCTCTGGCCAAGGCCAAGGCGCCGGCGCTGGCACGGCTGCTGGCCGATGTGAACCCGCTGGCGGTGACCAGCCGCGCGGCCCTGGCGGACCTGCCGGTGCTGCGTAAATCCGACCTCACCCGCCGGCAGGCAGACGAGCCACCCTTCGGCGGGCTCACGGCCGAGGCACCCGGCGACATGGCGCATCTGTTCATGTCACCGGGCCCGATCTATGACCCGCAGAGCGCCGACACCGATCCGCACCGCTTTGCCCGCGCCTGCTGGGCGGCCGGGTTCCGGGGGGGCGACATCGTCCACAACACACTGGCCTATCACTTCACGCCCGGCGGTTGGATGTTCGACAGCGGCGCGCGGGCACTGGGCTGCGCCGTCATCCCGGCTGGCGGCGGCAATACCGAACAGCAGATACAGGCCATCGCCCATCTGCGCCCGACGGCATTCACCGGCATGCCGTCCTTCCTGAAGCTGCTGCTGGAGCGGCTGGAAGAGGCTGGCCAGACCGCGCACAGCATCACCAAGGCACTGGTCACCGGCGAGGCGCTGACCCAGACCCTGCGCGCCGAACTGGGCCAGCGCGGCATCAGTGTCGCCCAGGTCTATGCCACCGCCGATCTGGGCCAGATCGCCTATCAGGGCCCCACCTCCGACGGGATGGTGATCGACGAGGATCTGATCGTCGAGATCGTCCGTCCCGGCACCGGCGACCCGGTGCCCGAGGGTGAGATCGGCGAGGTGATCGTCACCAGCTTCAACGGCGCCTATCCGCTGATGCGCTTTGCCACTGGCGATCTGTCGGCGCTGATGCCCGGCACCAGCCCTTGCGGGCGCACTGGTCAGCGCCTGCGCGGCTGGCTGGGCCGTGCCGACCAGACCACCAAGATCCGCGGCATGTTCGTTCATCCGGGTCAGGTGGCCCAGGCGATCAAGACCGTGGGCGGCATCGCCCGCGCCCGGCTGGTGGTCACCAATCCCGATGGCCGCGATCTGGCGGTTCTGCGCTGCGAGGCGGGCGCCGACTGTGGCAATGGCGCTGCCCAGACCCCGACCGACCAACAGGGGCTGAGCGGCCGCCTGGCCGATGCCTTCCGCACCGCCGCCAATCTGCGCGCCGACATCGAACTGGTCGCCCCGGGCTCGCTGCCCGACGACGGCAAGGTCATCGAGGACGCCCGCACCTACAACTGA